One Phoenix dactylifera cultivar Barhee BC4 chromosome 8, palm_55x_up_171113_PBpolish2nd_filt_p, whole genome shotgun sequence genomic window carries:
- the LOC103702573 gene encoding protein DMP6-like, whose protein sequence is MVNWAMHRTFESTANLANLLPTGTVLAFQILSPTCTNLGRCTGANRAMTASLVALCGLSCFILNFTDSFHSGDDAEGKVRYGLATFRGLWVFDDPASLPPPEMMAKYRIRFRDFVHAFTSVLVFMGVVLCDKNVVSCFYPIPSENMEQVLAALPLAIGVLGSALFVVLPTTRHGIGFPLSPPSMFLS, encoded by the coding sequence ATGGTGAATTGGGCTATGCACCGGACCTTCGAGAGCACCGCCAATCTCGCCAACCTCCTCCCCACGGGCACGGTCCTCGCCTTCCAAATCCTGTCCCCCACCTGCACCAATCTCGGCCGCTgcaccggtgcgaaccgggccATGACCGCAAGCCTCGTGGCCCTCTGCGGTCTGTCGTGCTTCATCCTGAACTTCACCGATAGCTTCCATTCGGGCGATGATGCCGAAGGGAAGGTGCGGTACGGGCTGGCCACCTTCAGGGGCCTGTGGGTCTTCGATGACCcagcttctcttcctcctccggaGATGATGGCCAAGTATCGAATAAGGTTCAGGGACTTCGTCCATGCCTTCACGTCGGTGTTGGTCTTCATGGGGGTCGTCCTGTGTGATAAGAACGTGGTCTCGTGCTTCTACCCGATCCCCTCGGAGAATATGGAGCAGGTGCTCGCAGCGCTGCCGCTTGCGATCGGAGTGCTCGGGAGTGCGTTGTTTGTTGTTTTGCCGACCACCCGCCATGGAATCGGCTTCCCACTCTCTCCTCCTTCTATGTttttgtcttga
- the LOC103702469 gene encoding triose phosphate/phosphate translocator, chloroplastic isoform X1, which yields MASTGALSGTGSGLSGLLRLHRTAREPTFAAFATTRPAGSVTDGGNLIWGRQLRPAILLERSAVPARIPAGRRDLLRPVSAAASSPADGSDSAGEAQVAPVSFAAKYPALVTGFFFFMWYFLNVIFNILNKKIYNYFPYPYFVSVVHLSVGVVYCLVSWSVGLPKRAPMDSNLLKLLIPVAVCHALGHVTSNVSFAAVAVSFAHTIKALEPFFNAAASQFILGQQIPFALWLSLAPVVFGVSMASLTELSFNWTGFISAMISNISFTYRSIYSKKAMTDMDSTNLYAYISIIALIVCIPPAIILEGPQLLQHGFKDAVVKVGWTKFISDLFWVGMFYHLYNQLATNTLERVAPLTHAVGNVLKRVFVIGFSIIAFGNKITMQTGIGTCIAIVGVAIYSYIKAKMEEEKRQMKTA from the exons ATGGCGTCGACCGGCGCTCTTTCCGGAACCGGCAGCGGCCTTTccggcctcctccgcctccaccgGACGGCGAGGGAACCCACCTTCGCTGCCTTCGCCACCACCCGCCCAGCCGGCTCCGTCACCGACGGCGGCAACCTCATCTGGGGCCGGCAGCTCCGGCCGGCGATCCTCCTCGAGAGGTCCGCCGTTCCGGCTAGAATCCCCGCCGGGAGGCGGGACCTCCTCCGGCCGGTCTCCGCCGCCGCTTCCTCTCCGGCCGACGGGAGCGATTCCGCCGG GGAAGCGCAGGTCGCGCCGGTGAGCTTCGCGGCCAAGTATCCTGCTCTGGTCaccggcttcttcttcttcatgtg GTACTTCTTGAACGTGATATTCAACATCCTCAACAAGAAGATCTACAATTATTTCCCTTATCCCTA CTTCGTGTCAGTGGTACATCTGTCCGTAGGGGTGGTGTACTGTTTGGTGAGCTGGTCCGTCGGCCTCCCCAAGCGCGCT CCCATGGACTCGAATCTCTTGAAGCTGCTCATCCCTGTTGCGGTATGCCATGCTTTGGGTCATGTGACCAGCAATGTATCATTTGCTGCTGTTGCAGTCTCATTTGCTCACACAATCAAAG CTCTGGAACCCTTCTTCAATGCGGCTGCTTCTCAGTTCATCCTTGGACAGCAGATACCCTTTGCACTGTGGTTATCTCTAGCGCCAGTTGTGTTTG GTGTCTCAATGGCATCCCTCacagaattgtcattcaattggACTGGCTTCATTAGTGCCATGATTTCAAACATTTCCTTCACTTACAGGAGCATCTATTCCAAGAAAGCgatg ACTGACATGGACAGCACCAATTTATACGCGTATATCTCAATCATTGCTCTCATTGTTTGTATCCCTCCTGCAATCATT CTTGAGGGGCCACAACTGTTGCAACATGGGTTTAAGGATGCAGTTGTCAAAGTAGGGTGGACAAAATTCATCTCAGATCTGTTCTGGGTGGGAATGTTTTATCACCTCTACAATCAG CTGGCAACAAACACCTTGGAGCGAGTGGCTCCCCTCACTCATGCGGTTGGGAATGTGTTGAAACGTGTATTTGTAATTGGTTTCTCAATCATAGCCTTTG